A stretch of Prunus dulcis chromosome 6, ALMONDv2, whole genome shotgun sequence DNA encodes these proteins:
- the LOC117630308 gene encoding uncharacterized protein LOC117630308: MCAEDVEKLVNDRLRDLKTGGNFEDVLRKEIDQANSMSFTAKIEQAAPLKRFPTPTFTHFREDFDPESHLKHFKNVMILHKADEALMCKAFAMTLGGAAQDWFHTLASGSIISFKELTYVFTKEYTSYRTIKKNPNHLYNLHKKFDVSLRDYIKRLKVEKANGCDDQIASFAFKKGLSTEHDLYRELTITPSQTLG, translated from the coding sequence ATGTGTGCGGAAGACGTAGAGAAGCTTGTGAATGACCGACTTCGAGACTTGAAGACCGGAGGAAATTTCGAAGATGTACTACGAAAGGAGATAGACCAGGCAAACTCTATGTCTTTCACTGCCAAAATCGAGCAGGCTGCTCCCCTGAAGAGATTCCCAACACCCACATTCACACACTTCAGGGAGGATTTCGATCCTGAGAGCCATCTAAAACACTTCAAAAATGTCATGATCCTCCACAAGGCCGACGAAGCGTTGATGTGCAAGGCGTTTGCAATGACCTTGGGAGGAGCCGCCCAAGACTGGTTCCACACTCTGGCATCCGGGTCAATCATCAGCTTCAAGGAGCTGACTTACGTATTCACCAAAGAATACACCTCTTACCGGAcaatcaagaagaaccctAACCACCTGTATAACCTACACAAGAAGTTCGACGTATCTCttcgagattacatcaagagaTTGAAAGTAGAAAAGGCCAATGGATGTGACGACCAAATCGCGTCCTTTGCTTTCAAGAAAGGCCTTTCGACTGAGCATGACTTGTATCGCGAGCTGACCATCACTCCCAGCCAGACTCTGGGATGA